The following proteins are co-located in the Gorilla gorilla gorilla isolate KB3781 chromosome 7, NHGRI_mGorGor1-v2.1_pri, whole genome shotgun sequence genome:
- the LOC101151457 gene encoding neutrophil defensin 1, with protein sequence MRTLAILAAILLVALQAQAEPLQARADEVAAAPEQIPADNPELVVSLAWDESLAPKHPGSRKNMACYCRIPACIAGERRYGTCIYQGRLWAFCC encoded by the exons ATGAGGACCCTCGCCATCCTTGCTGCCATTCTCCTGGTGGCCCTGCAGGCCCAGGCTGAGCCACTCCAGGCAAGAGCTGATGAGGTTGCTGCAGCCCCGGAGCAGATTCCAGCGGACAACCCAGAACTGGTTGTTTCCCTTGCATGGGACGAAAGCTTGGCTCCAAAGCATCCAG GCTCAAGGAAAAACATGGCCTGCTATTGCAGAATACCAGCGTGCATTGCAGGAGAACGTCGCTATGGAACCTGCATCTACCAGGGAAGACTCTGGGCATTCTGCTGCTGA